A region of Ochotona princeps isolate mOchPri1 chromosome 2, mOchPri1.hap1, whole genome shotgun sequence DNA encodes the following proteins:
- the LOC101518713 gene encoding histone H3 produces MARTKQTARKSTGGKAPRKQLATKAARKSAPATGGVKKPHRYRPGTVALREIRRYQKSTELLIRKLPFQRLVREIAQDFKTDLRFQSSAVMALQEASEAYLVGLFEDTNLCAIHAKRVTIMPKDIQLARRIRGERA; encoded by the coding sequence ATGGCCCGCACGAAGCAGACTGCGCGCAAGTCCACCGGCGGCAAGGCTCCGCGCAAGCAGCTGGCCACCAAGGCGGCCCGCAAGAGCGCGCCGGCCACGGGCGGCGTCAAGAAGCCACACCGCTACCGGCCGGGCACGGTGGCGCTGCGCGAGATCCGGCGCTACCAGAAGTCGACGGAGCTGCTGATCCGCAAGCTGCCGTTCCAGCGGCTGGTGCGCGAGATCGCGCAGGACTTCAAGACGGACCTGCGCTTCCAGAGCTCGGCCGTGATGGCGCTGCAGGAGGCGAGCGAGGCGTACCTGGTGGGGCTGTTCGAGGACACGAACCTGTGCGCCATCCACGCCAAGCGCGTCACCATCATGCCCAAGGACATCCAGCTGGCGCGCCGCATCCGCGGGGAGCGCGCCTGA
- the LOC101518236 gene encoding histone H2A type 2-A — protein sequence MSGRGKQGGKARAKAKSRSSRAGLQFPVGRVHRLLRKGNYAERVGAGAPVYMAAVLEYLTAEILELAGNAARDNKKTRIIPRHLQLAIRNDEELNKLLGKVTIAQGGVLPNIQAVLLPKKTESHHKAKGK from the coding sequence ATGTCGGGTCGTGGCAAGCAAGGGGGCAAGGCCCGCGCCAAGGCCAAGTCGCGGTCGTCGCGCGCCGGGCTGCAGTTCCCGGTGGGCCGTGTGCACCGGCTGCTGCGCAAGGGCAACTACGCGGAGCGCGTGGGCGCGGGCGCGCCGGTGTACATGGCGGCGGTGCTCGAGTACCTGACGGCCGAGATCCTGGAGCTGGCGGGCAACGCGGCGCGCGACAACAAGAAGACGCGCATCATCCCGCGCCACCTGCAGCTGGCCATCCGCAACGACGAGGAACTCAACAAGCTGCTGGGCAAGGTGACGATCGCGCAGGGCGGCGTGCTGCCCAACATCCAGGCCGTGCTGCTGCCCAAGAAGACGGAGAGCCACCATAAGGCCAAGGGCAAGTGA
- the LOC101518950 gene encoding ribose-phosphate pyrophosphokinase 1, giving the protein MPNIKIFSGSSHQDLSQKIADRLGLELGKVVTKKFSNQETCVEIGESVRGEDVYIVQSGCGEINDNLMELLIMINACKIASASRVTAVIPCFPYARQDKKDKSRAPISAKLVANMLSVAGADHIITMDLHASQIQGFFDIPVDNLYAEPAVLKWIKENISEWRSCTIVSPDAGGAKRVTSIADRLNVDFALIHKERKKANEVDRMVLVGDVKDRVAILVDDMADTCGTICHAADKLLSAGATRVYAILTHGIFSGPAISRINNACFEAVVVTNTIPQEDKMKHCSKIQVIDISMILAEAIRRTHNGESVSYLFSHVPL; this is encoded by the coding sequence ATGCCGAATATCAAAATCTTCAGCGGCAGCTCCCACCAGGACTTATCCCAGAAAATCGCCGACCGCCTGGGCCTGGAGCTAGGTAAGGTGGTTACGAAGAAATTTAGCAACCAGGAGACCTGTGTGGAGATAGGGGAGAGTGTCCGCGGCGAGGATGTCTACATTGTGCAGAGCGGTTGTGGTGAGATCAATGATAATCTGATGGAGCTTCTGATCATGATCAATGCCTGCAAGATCGCCTCGGCCAGCCGCGTGACGGCGGTCATCCCATGCTTCCCCTACGCGCGGCAGGACAAGAAGGACAAGAGCCGGGCTCCCATCTCGGCCAAGCTTGTTGCCAACATGCTGTCCGTGGCGGGTGCCGACCACATCATCACCATGGACTTGCACGCGTCTCAGATCCAGGGCTTCTTTGATATCCCGGTGGACAATCTGTACGCCGAGCCGGCTGTCCTCAAGTGGATCAAGGAGAACATCTCCGAGTGGAGGAGCTGCACCATCGTCTCCCCTGATGCTGGCGGAGCCAAGAGGGTGACCTCCATTGCCGACCGCTTGAACGTGGACTTTGCCTTGATCCACAAAGAGCGGAAGAAGGCCAACGAGGTGGATCGCATGGTGCTGGTAGGAGACGTGAAGGATCGCGTGGCCATCCTGGTCGACGACATGGCCGACACGTGCGGTACCATCTGCCACGCGGCCGACAAACTGCTCTCGGCTGGAGCCACCCGAGTCTACGCTATCTTAACGCACGGCATCTTTTCGGGGCCAGCCATTTCCCGCATCAATAACGCGTGCTTTGAAGCCGTGGTCGTCACCAACACCATACCTCAGGAGGACAAGATGAAGCACTGCTCCAAGATCCAGGTGATCGACATCTCCATGATCCTTGCGGAAGCCATCAGGAGAACTCACAATGGGGAATCGGTTTCCTACCTGTTTAGCCATGTCCCTTTATAA